A genomic segment from Gracilimonas sediminicola encodes:
- a CDS encoding sensor histidine kinase, protein MKIRSKLAWTYIILLIIGIITISAYSILTIRSFLLDEGVEQFERDALSLALAAGSFKDNALFDDKIQRQARLSKYEMAVYDRGGVRFLTFPDSAFEDVEPYLNEDLLTELEREDGDPIVRSDENPEKLIAYVDLGQSDNAAQYLRISQDKRQYYAAVASIRHIIYAGMFFSIAAVIVVSILFARYMAAPIQRLNEAALDIAKGNLDRKIDLNRNDEFGTLADSLNHMARTLRADNEKLKMLNEKQSQFFADITHEVRNPLHTISGALEMLELKNLQPEKKKQYMLTAQKQIKRVARLFEDIKTLQRYDFDENFINREVFDLKEIIDEALMMYEPIAQEKGLQLKAANLKSFMVNADPNKMEQVVDNLISNAIKYTQEGEVEVGLKQMDERVEVYVKDTGPGIGEEHLDRLFDRFYRTDKARSRDKGGTGLGLSVVKGILNAHQSDIKVESEEGVGSRFYFRIPIYENS, encoded by the coding sequence ATGAAAATAAGATCCAAACTGGCGTGGACCTATATCATCCTGCTTATCATCGGGATCATCACCATTAGTGCCTATTCCATACTAACTATCCGCAGCTTTTTGTTGGATGAAGGCGTGGAACAGTTTGAGAGGGATGCTCTTTCCCTGGCTCTTGCGGCTGGTAGTTTTAAAGATAATGCTCTGTTTGATGATAAAATTCAGCGGCAAGCCCGACTTTCTAAATACGAAATGGCGGTTTATGACAGAGGCGGGGTTCGCTTTTTAACCTTTCCTGATTCTGCTTTTGAGGATGTAGAACCGTATTTGAACGAAGATTTACTGACCGAGCTGGAGCGTGAAGATGGCGACCCTATCGTCCGGTCTGACGAGAACCCGGAGAAGCTTATCGCTTATGTAGATCTGGGTCAGTCGGATAACGCCGCTCAGTACCTGAGAATAAGTCAGGACAAAAGGCAGTATTACGCAGCTGTAGCCAGCATTCGTCATATTATTTATGCGGGGATGTTCTTCTCTATAGCAGCGGTGATTGTGGTTAGTATCTTATTTGCGCGGTACATGGCGGCACCCATTCAGCGGTTGAATGAGGCAGCACTTGATATCGCAAAAGGAAATCTGGACCGAAAAATTGATCTGAACAGAAATGATGAGTTCGGCACGTTAGCTGATTCTCTAAATCATATGGCTCGCACCCTTCGGGCAGATAATGAGAAGCTGAAAATGCTCAACGAAAAGCAGAGCCAGTTTTTCGCGGATATAACTCACGAAGTCAGAAATCCCCTGCACACCATTTCCGGAGCCCTGGAAATGTTAGAGCTGAAAAACCTTCAGCCCGAAAAGAAAAAGCAGTATATGTTGACCGCTCAGAAACAGATCAAGCGAGTAGCCCGGCTATTTGAAGACATCAAAACATTGCAACGCTATGACTTTGACGAAAACTTTATCAATCGGGAGGTTTTTGACTTAAAGGAAATTATTGACGAAGCGTTGATGATGTATGAGCCGATTGCACAGGAAAAAGGACTTCAGCTTAAAGCAGCTAACCTTAAGTCATTTATGGTAAATGCCGATCCAAATAAAATGGAGCAGGTGGTAGATAACCTGATTTCGAATGCCATTAAATACACGCAGGAAGGTGAGGTGGAAGTTGGGCTGAAGCAAATGGATGAGCGGGTAGAAGTGTACGTAAAAGATACAGGACCCGGAATTGGCGAGGAACATCTGGATCGTTTGTTCGATCGCTTTTATCGTACTGATAAGGCACGATCAAGAGACAAGGGCGGAACAGGTTTGGGCTTATCGGTTGTTAAGGGAATCCTCAATGCACATCAAAGTGATATCAAGGTAGAGAGTGAAGAAGGAGTTGGAAGCCGGTTCTATTTCAGAATTCCAATCTATGAAAATAGCTGA
- a CDS encoding VOC family protein: MSKHEKIDYVEFPSADLEATKTFFRNAFGWEFTDYGPEYCDFSNEGINGGFYKSEMKSTTETGAALVIFFSEDLEATLEKVKNAGAEIVKDTFSFPGGRRFHFTEPSGNEFAVWSDK; this comes from the coding sequence ATGAGCAAACACGAGAAAATAGATTATGTAGAATTCCCATCAGCGGATCTTGAAGCTACTAAAACCTTTTTCAGGAATGCCTTTGGCTGGGAGTTCACGGATTATGGACCGGAGTACTGTGATTTTTCGAACGAGGGGATTAACGGAGGGTTTTATAAGTCAGAAATGAAATCAACAACCGAAACCGGCGCTGCCCTGGTTATTTTTTTCAGTGAGGATTTGGAAGCCACGTTGGAAAAAGTCAAAAATGCAGGAGCAGAAATTGTAAAAGACACCTTTTCCTTTCCCGGTGGCCGGCGCTTTCATTTCACCGAACCCAGTGGGAACGAATTTGCGGTGTGGTCAGATAAATAG
- a CDS encoding CDGSH iron-sulfur domain-containing protein, with protein MKEKILSYENEDIKVTWDLKRCIHAEECVHGLPDVFDPNQKPWIQPEQAEAGDLAEVIERCPTGALHYELKKTTEKEEAPEQNVITIEKDGPIYIHGEVVIRDMDENVVLKDTRVAMCRCGKSKNKPLCDNSHIEAEFKADTSYNPERLRTEPVNGKGGELSIKLFDNAPFLVQGNYDLVGEETGRETCSKKMSFCRCGGSHTKPFCDGTHKKVGFVSD; from the coding sequence ATGAAAGAGAAAATATTATCCTACGAAAACGAAGACATCAAAGTCACCTGGGACCTGAAGCGATGTATCCATGCTGAAGAGTGTGTGCACGGGCTACCCGATGTATTCGACCCCAACCAAAAGCCCTGGATACAACCTGAGCAAGCCGAAGCCGGGGATCTGGCGGAAGTGATTGAGCGATGCCCTACCGGAGCCTTACATTATGAATTAAAGAAAACCACTGAAAAGGAAGAGGCGCCGGAACAGAATGTAATCACCATAGAGAAAGACGGGCCCATTTATATTCACGGCGAAGTGGTGATTCGTGATATGGATGAAAACGTCGTGCTCAAAGATACACGCGTAGCCATGTGCCGCTGTGGTAAATCCAAGAATAAACCTCTTTGCGATAACTCACATATTGAGGCCGAGTTCAAAGCCGATACCTCCTACAACCCGGAACGCCTGCGCACCGAACCGGTAAACGGAAAGGGTGGGGAGCTTTCCATCAAACTGTTTGATAACGCGCCCTTTCTGGTACAGGGTAATTACGACCTGGTAGGTGAAGAAACCGGAAGGGAAACATGCAGCAAGAAAATGAGTTTTTGTCGCTGTGGGGGATCCCATACCAAACCCTTTTGCGATGGCACTCACAAGAAAGTCGGTTTTGTCTCTGATTAA
- a CDS encoding DUF423 domain-containing protein yields MSNPKIILAVAAFLLTIAVAAGAFGAHALKNTLSAERLETWQTAVQYHAWHALGLMLIALIGAQFQMVVTWPASLILSGILIFSGSLYILCLSGASWLGAITPIGGVAFITGWVLLGVQVLRNAY; encoded by the coding sequence ATGTCCAATCCTAAAATCATACTTGCTGTTGCGGCTTTCTTGCTCACCATTGCTGTAGCAGCCGGTGCTTTCGGCGCCCATGCTTTAAAAAATACTCTGAGTGCAGAGCGACTCGAAACCTGGCAAACGGCCGTTCAATATCATGCATGGCATGCTCTGGGTTTGATGCTGATTGCCCTAATCGGAGCTCAGTTTCAGATGGTTGTAACCTGGCCGGCTTCACTGATTCTGTCAGGAATCCTTATTTTCTCCGGCAGCCTGTATATACTGTGCCTGTCCGGAGCAAGCTGGCTCGGAGCTATAACCCCCATTGGTGGTGTCGCTTTTATTACCGGATGGGTACTGCTTGGAGTGCAGGTTTTGAGAAATGCATATTGA
- a CDS encoding MmcQ/YjbR family DNA-binding protein, whose translation MHIEAFYDYCLSLPGVSEDFPFGEQTLVFKVMGKMFALTDIEVFESINLKCEPVRALELRASYEEVKPGYHMNKKHWNTVSTTGALGDELLFELIKHSYDLVVAKLPRKDR comes from the coding sequence ATGCATATTGAGGCTTTCTACGATTATTGCCTGTCACTGCCCGGGGTTTCCGAAGACTTCCCATTTGGAGAACAAACGCTGGTTTTTAAAGTAATGGGCAAGATGTTTGCCCTTACCGACATTGAGGTTTTTGAAAGCATCAACCTTAAGTGTGAGCCGGTGAGAGCGCTCGAACTTCGCGCATCTTATGAGGAAGTTAAGCCCGGCTATCATATGAACAAAAAGCACTGGAACACGGTGAGCACTACCGGTGCTTTGGGAGATGAGCTACTCTTTGAGCTGATTAAACATTCTTATGACTTAGTAGTCGCCAAGCTTCCCCGAAAAGATCGTTAA
- a CDS encoding heavy metal translocating P-type ATPase → MISFLKKYREVAIASVFLIAALIARHAFTFTGQEYVFISLFVISYLFVGGPVWMKAYRSIKKGTLFSEFFLMGIATIGAFALGEYAEGVAVMLFYMIGEYAQHGAVTKARHSIQKLIEQQPDIATVERNGATIMVHPGQVEVGDIIQVRPGEKVPLDGELLTEKASFNTAALTGESKPVNRTSGEEVWAGSINQDRLVRIRVNSVFEDTKLSHILEMVQEAAQRKAPTQRFMTKFAKVYTPIVVWLAVAVTFVPYLFVEQYVFQEWFYKALVFLVVSCPCGLVISIPLGYFGGIGAASRNGILLKGSDYLDQLRKMNILFMDKTGTLTEGTFEVQTVTTHNGLSEAEVIAYAASLEQHSTHPIGKAILSFKNGQELFEVEQQQEVSGKGLKGFIKHKEVLVGNAELLKERGVKVTQDNLSEPYTFVHVAVDGEHAGTIRISDKIKEDSKQTIQELRERGIQRMIMLSGDNPDVVSFVANELGLDEAHGGLLPDEKYSLVEQALGKGNTVGFIGDGVNDAPVITLADVGIAMGGIGSDATVDTADVVIQTDQPSKVAKAIDISRFTHKVVWQNIGFALGIKVLVMGLAAIGLASMWEAIFADVGVALIAIANAIRVQNTFSEGGSILDLFRKSDEVSKPKMAAASCCDAC, encoded by the coding sequence ACGCTTTTACTTTTACCGGACAGGAATATGTGTTCATTTCCCTCTTTGTCATTTCATACCTGTTTGTAGGCGGGCCCGTGTGGATGAAAGCTTATCGGTCCATAAAAAAAGGAACCCTGTTCAGTGAGTTTTTCCTGATGGGTATTGCCACCATTGGAGCTTTTGCTTTGGGTGAATACGCAGAAGGCGTGGCGGTCATGCTCTTTTACATGATTGGAGAATATGCACAACACGGAGCGGTTACCAAGGCCCGCCACTCTATCCAAAAGCTGATTGAGCAGCAGCCTGATATTGCAACGGTAGAGCGGAATGGAGCAACCATCATGGTGCATCCCGGCCAGGTTGAAGTTGGGGATATCATTCAGGTGCGGCCCGGAGAAAAAGTACCGCTGGATGGTGAATTGCTCACCGAGAAAGCATCCTTTAATACCGCGGCCCTTACCGGAGAATCCAAACCTGTAAACCGAACTTCCGGCGAAGAAGTCTGGGCCGGCTCCATTAATCAGGACAGGCTTGTTCGCATCCGGGTAAACAGTGTATTTGAGGACACCAAGCTTTCCCATATTCTTGAAATGGTACAAGAGGCCGCCCAGCGAAAAGCCCCCACTCAGCGCTTTATGACAAAATTCGCTAAAGTGTACACCCCTATCGTTGTATGGCTGGCAGTCGCCGTTACGTTTGTCCCCTATTTATTTGTAGAGCAGTATGTATTTCAGGAGTGGTTCTATAAAGCCCTCGTTTTTCTTGTGGTTTCTTGCCCTTGTGGACTCGTAATCTCTATACCGCTCGGTTATTTCGGGGGAATCGGGGCCGCCTCCAGAAACGGTATTTTGCTGAAAGGCTCGGATTATCTGGACCAACTTCGAAAAATGAATATCCTGTTTATGGATAAAACCGGAACACTTACTGAAGGAACTTTTGAAGTGCAAACGGTGACCACCCATAACGGATTAAGTGAAGCAGAGGTCATTGCCTACGCCGCCTCGCTTGAACAACATTCCACACACCCGATTGGCAAGGCCATTCTCTCATTTAAAAACGGGCAGGAACTGTTTGAAGTTGAGCAGCAACAAGAGGTTTCCGGAAAGGGACTTAAAGGATTTATTAAACACAAAGAAGTTTTAGTTGGAAATGCAGAATTGCTAAAAGAACGTGGAGTAAAGGTAACTCAAGACAACCTTTCTGAGCCTTATACCTTTGTCCATGTAGCGGTGGACGGAGAACATGCGGGAACCATCCGTATTTCCGATAAAATTAAGGAGGACAGTAAACAGACTATTCAGGAGCTCAGGGAAAGGGGAATTCAGCGAATGATAATGCTATCCGGTGATAACCCCGATGTTGTTTCGTTTGTTGCTAACGAGCTGGGGCTTGATGAGGCTCACGGCGGCTTACTTCCTGATGAAAAATACAGCCTCGTTGAGCAGGCTTTGGGCAAAGGGAATACCGTCGGCTTTATAGGTGACGGGGTGAATGATGCGCCGGTAATTACCCTGGCTGATGTAGGTATTGCCATGGGAGGCATCGGATCAGACGCAACCGTTGACACTGCCGATGTCGTTATTCAAACCGATCAGCCTTCCAAAGTTGCCAAAGCTATCGACATCTCCCGGTTCACCCATAAGGTGGTGTGGCAAAACATCGGGTTTGCGCTGGGCATTAAAGTGCTGGTGATGGGACTTGCCGCCATTGGCCTGGCCTCTATGTGGGAAGCCATTTTTGCTGATGTGGGTGTGGCCCTTATTGCCATCGCAAATGCCATTCGTGTTCAAAACACTTTTTCTGAAGGAGGTTCCATTTTAGATTTATTCCGGAAAAGCGATGAGGTGTCGAAGCCGAAGATGGCTGCAGCTTCCTGTTGTGATGCCTGCTAA
- a CDS encoding MIP/aquaporin family protein, which translates to MHSYVMEAIGAFFLVLVFGFTGDPLAIGLTLMALVYIGSRISGAHYNPAVSLAFFLKRRLSGAEFAGYLIAQLFGAFLAAAAIFFLSTSVFYIEPPATTNLYQQVFAEVVFTFIFVLVMLTLALTKSFRKSSLSGLAVGLAFGGMLMVATPVSGGILNPATSIGTASFDLINGGNSIIHSLLYTLAPLTGGALAAFAFSYFHRLEF; encoded by the coding sequence ATGCATTCATATGTAATGGAGGCGATTGGTGCCTTTTTTCTTGTATTGGTTTTTGGCTTTACAGGAGATCCGCTCGCCATCGGCTTAACCTTAATGGCTTTGGTTTATATTGGTTCCCGCATTTCGGGAGCTCACTATAACCCTGCCGTTTCCCTCGCATTTTTTTTAAAAAGAAGGCTTTCCGGAGCTGAATTTGCAGGCTACCTGATCGCACAGCTTTTCGGAGCATTTCTGGCAGCAGCAGCAATTTTCTTTCTCTCCACTTCCGTTTTTTACATTGAACCGCCGGCTACCACCAATTTATATCAGCAGGTATTTGCCGAGGTGGTATTCACCTTCATTTTTGTGTTAGTGATGCTGACTCTGGCCCTCACTAAAAGCTTTCGTAAAAGTTCTCTCTCCGGTTTGGCTGTTGGTCTCGCTTTTGGCGGGATGCTTATGGTGGCTACCCCCGTTTCAGGTGGTATTTTAAACCCGGCAACCTCCATCGGCACAGCCAGCTTCGATCTTATCAACGGAGGAAATTCTATTATTCACTCTCTGCTTTATACACTGGCTCCCTTAACGGGTGGGGCATTAGCTGCTTTTGCGTTCAGCTATTTTCATAGATTGGAATTCTGA
- a CDS encoding AraC family transcriptional regulator, which translates to MEKMTLHIKNMVCDRCEMVIETALTALGLKVDHVQLGKAEVTRQGDHPTLKEIEKEMERFNFGLIKDEDSILVEKVKTTLIQWVDSGELETDDTSLSDYLAKKLAKSYATISRIFSRKEEITIEKYFIRLKIEKAKERVEYENLSFSEIAYQLGYKNLQHLSRQFKEITGMSMSEYQKLQNPERKSLDKI; encoded by the coding sequence ATGGAAAAAATGACGCTGCATATAAAAAACATGGTTTGCGACCGCTGCGAGATGGTCATAGAAACCGCGCTTACGGCGCTGGGGCTTAAAGTAGATCATGTTCAGCTTGGAAAGGCTGAAGTAACCCGCCAGGGGGATCATCCCACCCTTAAAGAGATTGAAAAAGAAATGGAGCGCTTCAACTTTGGGCTGATTAAGGATGAAGATTCTATTTTAGTGGAAAAGGTGAAAACAACACTGATTCAATGGGTAGATTCGGGAGAGCTGGAAACCGATGACACTTCCTTATCGGATTACCTGGCTAAGAAGCTTGCCAAAAGTTATGCTACGATATCCCGCATTTTTTCCCGGAAAGAAGAAATTACGATTGAAAAATATTTTATTCGTCTGAAGATTGAAAAGGCCAAAGAACGGGTGGAGTATGAGAATCTCAGCTTCAGCGAAATTGCGTATCAGTTAGGATATAAGAACCTTCAACACTTATCGCGACAGTTTAAAGAAATAACCGGGATGAGCATGAGTGAATACCAAAAGCTGCAAAACCCTGAGCGCAAATCGCTTGATAAAATTTAG
- a CDS encoding DUF6787 family protein, whose product MKILQQLKSRWGITSNWQVLVILIVFACTGFTALYARRFVFNLIGIIDTDPFWLKAVVWLVTILPLYNIFLLIYGALFGQFEFFWAFFKKMMSRMVPGKSGSGG is encoded by the coding sequence ATGAAAATACTTCAACAATTAAAATCCCGGTGGGGAATAACCAGCAACTGGCAGGTGCTGGTGATACTCATCGTCTTTGCTTGCACCGGCTTTACGGCACTTTACGCCAGACGTTTCGTTTTTAATCTGATAGGGATTATCGACACGGATCCGTTCTGGCTTAAGGCGGTTGTTTGGCTGGTAACTATCCTTCCGCTGTATAATATTTTTCTGCTGATCTACGGGGCCTTGTTTGGTCAATTTGAATTTTTCTGGGCTTTCTTTAAAAAGATGATGAGCCGCATGGTACCAGGTAAATCGGGCTCAGGGGGATAG
- a CDS encoding restriction endonuclease: protein MKSFDVIKSTGEREKFKLSKLKQSLGNAGAQPPVIKAVVNHLEETGYFRDDITTKEIYREAYRLLKKNSKRVARRYKLKESLLELGPSGYPFEVLISEVFRSLGYKTEVGETVQGKCVSHEIDVIAQDEQEIFMIECKFHNRKDHHCNVTIPLYVQSRFLDVSETWKTDSNLKNKKSCGFIATNTRFTQDAIDYAACSGMKLLSWNYPKGQGLRSLIEETQIHPITALLSLTRKEKQSLLNEDIVHCKQLLDQQEVLNQLRFSHSKRSKIIKEAEEVCTV, encoded by the coding sequence ATGAAATCATTTGATGTTATAAAGTCGACCGGGGAGCGAGAAAAATTTAAGTTGTCCAAGTTAAAGCAGTCGTTGGGTAACGCCGGTGCTCAGCCGCCGGTTATTAAGGCTGTAGTGAATCATTTAGAAGAAACCGGTTACTTTCGGGATGATATCACTACAAAAGAAATTTACCGCGAGGCTTACCGTCTTCTCAAAAAGAACTCGAAGCGAGTGGCACGCAGATATAAACTGAAAGAATCGTTGCTCGAACTTGGCCCATCAGGATATCCTTTTGAAGTTTTGATTTCTGAAGTATTCAGGAGCTTAGGGTACAAAACTGAGGTTGGGGAAACCGTTCAGGGTAAGTGTGTTTCTCATGAAATAGACGTAATTGCACAAGATGAACAGGAGATTTTCATGATTGAATGCAAGTTCCATAACCGGAAAGATCATCATTGTAATGTCACTATACCTTTGTATGTGCAGTCCCGTTTTTTGGATGTTTCAGAAACCTGGAAGACTGACTCAAATCTAAAAAACAAAAAATCCTGTGGTTTTATAGCAACCAACACCCGGTTTACTCAGGATGCTATTGATTACGCTGCATGCTCCGGAATGAAATTACTGAGCTGGAATTACCCAAAAGGACAGGGATTGCGCAGCTTGATTGAAGAGACACAAATCCACCCGATTACAGCTTTACTAAGCTTAACCAGGAAAGAGAAACAGTCATTATTAAATGAGGATATCGTTCATTGCAAGCAGCTGCTGGATCAGCAAGAGGTCTTGAATCAACTGCGGTTCAGCCATAGTAAAAGATCAAAAATTATAAAGGAAGCAGAGGAAGTGTGTACCGTTTAA
- a CDS encoding methyltransferase family protein has product MNGLKLKIPPALLFLLCVVLMWLTDRWLTLEPLVLKTPEWVYGLLISTGGLVVLLGVIEFSKKSTTVNPHKPQDTSAFVKSGIYRLTRNPMYLGMVLILCAAVFKLGNLLTVLFIPCFTWYMNEFQIKPEEEVMKQKFGDEFLDYKKKVRRWV; this is encoded by the coding sequence ATGAATGGATTGAAACTGAAAATTCCCCCGGCTCTTCTGTTCCTGCTGTGTGTGGTACTCATGTGGCTGACAGATCGTTGGCTTACTCTTGAGCCATTAGTTCTAAAAACGCCGGAATGGGTGTATGGCTTGCTCATTTCGACAGGTGGTTTGGTAGTTCTTTTGGGGGTGATTGAGTTTAGTAAAAAATCAACCACCGTAAACCCGCATAAACCACAGGATACTTCTGCATTTGTGAAGTCAGGGATCTATCGTCTTACAAGAAATCCCATGTATTTGGGGATGGTTCTTATTCTTTGTGCGGCTGTGTTTAAATTAGGGAATTTACTTACCGTGCTGTTCATTCCATGCTTCACCTGGTATATGAACGAGTTTCAGATAAAGCCTGAAGAAGAGGTAATGAAGCAAAAGTTTGGGGATGAGTTTCTGGATTACAAGAAGAAAGTTCGGCGCTGGGTGTGA